TTAAAATCTGATCGTCCATCACCAAATTAATCTGACTGAGTATGACGCCTTTTTTTATGGATTCAATACGGCAGGGAATCTTGTTCTGAACACTGATTGCGGTATTTGCATCTTTAGAAATAATCACTTCTGTTTCTTTAAAGATAATTTTGACCGTGTTATTTTCTCTCAAATAATCTGATGTTTCGGGAGTATCTAAAACAATAGAAGAAAAAGCAAACTGATGCGATTTTACTTTTACCAGCGAAAGACCTTCATGCGACTGAATAGCGGTTATAATTCCTTTTAGTACATTCATTTCGCATTCGTATCATATCCGTAATATTTCAAAATAGCAGCTGCTTTTTTTGAAGATATAAAATCATAAAATTTCAAAGCACCGGCATTGCCTTTTCCGTGTTTTAAGATCACACAGCCTTGTTCTAAAGGAGAATGGCTTTTTTCCGGAATAATATAATACTTCCCGCCTTCCTTTTTCATATTTGGCATAAGAACAAGGGATAAAGCAGTAATACCAATATCGGCGTTTCCGGTTGTGATAAATTGGGCTGCCTGTGTAATATTGTCGCCAAAAACCAGTTTATTCTTTACTTTATCGTATATCTTGTAGAATTTTAGACTCTCGACTGCTTTTTCTCCATACGGCGCAACGGCAGGATTACCAATAGCTATTTTGCGGATTCCGGAATCTAACAGACTGTTTATTTTTGTTTTATTCGGGTCTGTTTTTTTGCTCCAGATCACCAGTTTTCCAACTGCATACTTTTTTACTTTCGAAGCGGTTAATTTATTGCTTTCGAGTTTATTTGGGTACTCCATATCTGCTGAAAAGAATAAATCAAAAGGAGCACCGTTGGAAATCTGTTCATAAAATTTTCCCGAAGCACCATACGTAATCTGCAGATTAATTCCCGGATTCTGCGCTTTAAAAACCGTATTCACCGAATCTAAAGCTGCTTTAAGATTTGCCGCCGCAACAATTGTAAATTTCTGTTGTGCATTTGCAGTTCCGGACAGCAGTAAAACTGCCGCTATCACTTTTATCATTCGTATGCTGCTCATTTTCTAATATTTTCTGTATCCGCTTTAAATTAAAGAATACTCTTAAGATTATAAAAGTAACAATTCTTATATTAGAAACAAAGCGAACCGCCGTCAGGATTGGTATTACATGAGGATTTCTACGATTTTTTGGATGCGATTAATTCTTTTACATATTCCATTTCCCTGTCATATCCGGAAAAATAATCTTTAATACGAGGCTGTACTTCGTAATCAGGCATTACTCCCCGCCCAAAAGGGATTTTATTCTCTTTGGGTTCTATTACGAATTTACATAACGGAATCCTTCCTGTAATTTTTGTATGCGGAAGTGTGAAACTAAGAAAACTGCCGCTTGAATTTCCGTAATAGCCTCCTCCCGTTTCTTCTCCAATGAATTTTGCCCGGGTATAGTTTTTTGCCAGTGCAGCAAACTCTGATCCACCGGAAAAAGTAAGCCCGGAAATCAAGATATACAAATCGCCTTTAAAGTTTTTTGCGTTTGGTTTTTCGCCTTCATAATGTCCTTTTTTGTTTAAATACCTGCCATCTTCAGCGAGATAAAAGTCTTCTTTTAATTCTGCAATTAGAGTATCTTTTTCATTTGCGTAATTGGTATGTTCCAAAAAGGAATAGGTAAATCCGGGAATTTCAACATAGTTGTATTTTTTATATTCCTGATTCGTCAGATAAGACAAAAAATGGTCTTCCATACCCTGTTCGCCGCCTTCATTTTTTCTGATATCTACAATGAGGTTCTTTATTTTTTGAGAAGAAATACTGTCGAATGCTTTTTCAAGAAAGGTCTGAAACCCTTTTCGTTTATCATTGTAACTACCAAGACTAAAGGTATTTACTGTAATGACTGCCGTTGAGGTTTTGGCATCTAATGAAAAATCGGATGCTTTACTAAATGTATAATTTGGAATTGATTTTTTAATTTCTTCATATAGTTTTGTAAAGTCTTTAAAATTGCATGAAGGCACATTTTCATACACCACTTTTTCACCATTCTCCGGATTTACAAGTTCCAGTTTATTAAATTTTGATTCCGGAAAATAGCGCGCGTAATATTTAGAAAACGAACCTTCGATCCAGCGGTATTTACTGGTCATATTAAATCCGTCGGCGGGTTCTATGTCCAGCATTTTTTTCATAATACTTTCTATAGATTCTCCATTTATCCCGGAGAGCACCAAGCCTTTTAGTTTAAATTCTTTAAAGTCATTTATAACATATATTTTTTTACCTAAAACCTTGATTCCAAAAGGCAGATACGTTCCTTTTTGTTTTAAATACGCTGTTATTTCATCCGAAATTTTGATGTTGCAATGCCCTTCTTTGGTAAACGAAACTACAGGAGCCAGAATCCGGTAGAATTCCAGCGCATTCATAG
This portion of the Flavobacterium gelatinilyticum genome encodes:
- a CDS encoding TOBE domain-containing protein; the protein is MNVLKGIITAIQSHEGLSLVKVKSHQFAFSSIVLDTPETSDYLRENNTVKIIFKETEVIISKDANTAISVQNKIPCRIESIKKGVILSQINLVMDDQILKSIITTNACEQLDLKEKDLVTALIKTNEVSLSRND
- the modA gene encoding molybdate ABC transporter substrate-binding protein, whose protein sequence is MSSIRMIKVIAAVLLLSGTANAQQKFTIVAAANLKAALDSVNTVFKAQNPGINLQITYGASGKFYEQISNGAPFDLFFSADMEYPNKLESNKLTASKVKKYAVGKLVIWSKKTDPNKTKINSLLDSGIRKIAIGNPAVAPYGEKAVESLKFYKIYDKVKNKLVFGDNITQAAQFITTGNADIGITALSLVLMPNMKKEGGKYYIIPEKSHSPLEQGCVILKHGKGNAGALKFYDFISSKKAAAILKYYGYDTNAK
- a CDS encoding S41 family peptidase, whose product is MKKIFFLIFLAVCLFISAKAQQKKETVKLNHLIENLEIRKNEEHFFTISLTENTYYTINVQQQGIDLVVSLTGSDAKLLAEVDSPNGTTGPEKILFSPDKTAEFTIGIKPLDEKSNPQTGKYTIEVQKVSNTLKKIPVKDLLSDFNLLQNAYYETRIGLWYNSRTQFDSICSLQKSKITKPMNALEFYRILAPVVSFTKEGHCNIKISDEITAYLKQKGTYLPFGIKVLGKKIYVINDFKEFKLKGLVLSGINGESIESIMKKMLDIEPADGFNMTSKYRWIEGSFSKYYARYFPESKFNKLELVNPENGEKVVYENVPSCNFKDFTKLYEEIKKSIPNYTFSKASDFSLDAKTSTAVITVNTFSLGSYNDKRKGFQTFLEKAFDSISSQKIKNLIVDIRKNEGGEQGMEDHFLSYLTNQEYKKYNYVEIPGFTYSFLEHTNYANEKDTLIAELKEDFYLAEDGRYLNKKGHYEGEKPNAKNFKGDLYILISGLTFSGGSEFAALAKNYTRAKFIGEETGGGYYGNSSGSFLSFTLPHTKITGRIPLCKFVIEPKENKIPFGRGVMPDYEVQPRIKDYFSGYDREMEYVKELIASKKS